Proteins encoded within one genomic window of Camelina sativa cultivar DH55 chromosome 19, Cs, whole genome shotgun sequence:
- the LOC104767227 gene encoding probable amino-acid acetyltransferase NAGS1, chloroplastic, with the protein MEWGLWWQGTREAKVEDFTGIRKTIKPLEESGDLVRRIDEEVRRLSLVQLCSLSLKKSVEMLQLLRFHQIAVDKDREINCSITFLTKKASALGLEMLFLLTTRTADWFVRRGFQKCSISMIPEARQERINISRRSKYYMKKLLPDRSGISVVRTFQFGS; encoded by the exons ATGGAATGGGGACTATGGTGGCAAG GAACCCGAGAGGCAAAAGTGGAAGATTTTACTGGAATTagaaaaacaatcaaacctcTGGAAGAATCAGGGGATTTAGTTCGCAGAATTGATGAAGAGGTTCGCAGATTATCGCTTGTGCAGCTTTGTTCCCTTTCTTTAAAGAAAAGTGTGGAGATGTTGCAGCTATTGCGGTTTCATCAGATTGCCGTGGACAAGGACAGGGAGATAAATTGCTCG ATTacatttttgacaaaaaaagcgTCAGCTCTTGGACTTGAGATGCTTTTTCTGCTAACAACGAGAACAGCTGACTGGTTTGTGAGACGCGGGTTTCAGAAATGTTCAATCTCGATGATACCAGAGGCAAGACAAGAAAGAATCAATATTTCGAGGAGATCAAAGTATTACATGAAGAAGTTATTGCCAGACAGGAGTGGGATCTCTGTTGTTCGTACATTTCAGTTTGGCTCATGA
- the LOC104768221 gene encoding uncharacterized protein LOC104768221 — protein MSKRKGSSQRMTDNSSWSPPVSPQFWEHTRQNYERFMAERGRHYDSSTQYYSLNNLPRFPPQARNQQPHPNSPPGENEETVVPVLADVNDLLTAPGRTNLPVLCPDRVGQTTWFRHDSSGKITKQILKMLKSDLPKPYPTYRSLPLEIKNRWFRAFAQEFNWDPRITAEQDIDSDTNLHLCSLISSDLYPLFHTVSNNLCTVFSCISCCLMLLFL, from the exons ATGTCTAAGCGGAAAGGATCGAGTCAAAGGATGACTGACAATTCTTCGTGGTCTCCGCCTGTATCGCCACAATTTTGG GAACATACTCGGCAAAACTATGAGCGTTTCATGGCAGAACGGGGGCGCCATTATGATAGCAGTACACAATACTACTCCTTGAACAATCTCCCAAGGTTTCCTCCACAGGCACGAAATCAACAGCCCCATCCGAATTCACCACCAGGTGAGAATGAGGAAACAGTTGTCCCTGTTCTTGCCGACGTTAATGATTTGCTAACTGCTCCAGGACGCACAAACCTACCAGTCCTATGTCCAGACCGTGTTGGACAAACTACATG GTTTAGACATGACTCATCCGGTAAGATAACAAAGCAGATCCTAAAGATGCTAAAATCTGATCTCCCAAAGCCATATCCAACATATCGATCTCTCCCACTTGAAATTAAAAACCGTTGGTTCAGAGCCTTTGCG CAAGAGTTCAACTGGGACCCCCGCATCACAGC TGAGCAGGATATTGATTCTGACACAAACCTCCATCTCTGCAGCCTAATTAGCTCTGACCTCTATCCTCTATTCCACACTGTATCTAATAATCTTTGTACTGTATTCTCCTGTATTAGTTGTTGTCTTATGCTTTTGTTTCTATAA
- the LOC109130912 gene encoding uncharacterized protein LOC109130912, giving the protein MWVYKIKYHSNGSNERYKARLVVLGNRQVAGQDFAKTFAPVVKMTTVRALLRIVMAKNWEVHQMDVHNAFLHGDLREKVYIKLLQGFTYSAPNKVLRLHKSLYGLRQAPRCWYEKLSMALTKAGFVQSYSDYSYFTYSRGSVKIQVLVYVDYLVVCGNDGEAIRKFKRYLGECFRTKDLGKLKYFLGIEIARNEEGFLLTQRKYASDIVNETGLLDSRPTTTPMEQNHHLATDSSPYIPEPASYRRLVGRLIYLANTQPDLSYSVHILSQFMQKPTERHMDVVSYLKGTAAKGILLSSRADLQLSVYCDADWGTCPLSCRSLTAYVALLGGSPISWKTKKQKVVSHVVL; this is encoded by the coding sequence ATGTGGGTTTACAAAATCAAGTATCACTCTAACGGGAGTAACGAACGATATAAGGCAAGACTTGTGGTGTTGGGAAATCGACAAGTTGCTGGTCAGGATTTTGCCAAAACTTTTGCACCGGTTGTCAAAATGACAACGGTTCGCGCCTTGTTACGCATTGTGATGGCAAAAAATTGGGAAGTGCATCAAATGGATGTGCACAACGCTTTCCTTCATGGTGATCTCCGTGAAAAGGTGTATATCAAGCTTCTGCAAGGTTTTACATATTCAGCTCCGAATAAAGTGCTTCGCTTACACAAATCTCTTTACGGTTTGCGGCAAGCACCACGATGTTGGTATGAAAAGCTATCTATGGCTCTCACTAAGGCCGGTTTTGTTCAGTCCTATTCTGACTACTCTTATTTTACTTACTCACGTGGAAGTGTAAAGATTCAAGTTTTAGTTTACGTTGATTATCTCGTTGTTTGTGGTAATGATGGTGAGGCCATTCGCAAGTTTAAGAGATATCTCGGGGAGTGTTTCCGTACGAAAGATTTGggaaaacttaaatattttctcgGCATTGAGATTGCCCGTAATGAAGAAGGTTTTCTGTTgacacaaagaaaatatgcttcGGATATTGTCAATGAAACAGGGTTGCTGGATTCACGGCCCACTACTACACCAATGGAGCAAAACCATCACTTAGCTACGGATAGTAGTCCTTACATTCCGGAGCCCGCATCGTATCGAAGACTCGTTGGTCGTCTCATTTATCTTGCCAATACTCAACCTGATCTTTCTTATTCTGTTCACATCTTGTCCCAATTCATGCAGAAGCCGACAGAGAGGCACATGGATGTTGTATCCTATCTTAAAGGAACAGCTGCGAAAGGTATTTTACTTAGTTCTCGTGCAGACTTGCAACTCTCGGTTTATTGCGATGCCGATTGGGGGACTTGTCCGCTATCTTGTCGTTCTTTAACTGCATATGTTGCTTTGCTTGGTGGGTCTCCTATCTCTTGGAAGactaagaaacaaaaggtggtgTCGCATGTCGTCTTGTGA